The Helianthus annuus cultivar XRQ/B chromosome 16, HanXRQr2.0-SUNRISE, whole genome shotgun sequence genome includes a window with the following:
- the LOC110915049 gene encoding E3 ubiquitin-protein ligase COP1 — MSMGGGLVGGVIVPSVKTEPPEQSTERLGSSPPPPPEPQLPDSGTTVAEVEKKGNELDDTGVVSLDKDVLCPICMQIIKDAFLTSCGHNFCYMCIATHLQNKNDCPCCAQYLTTSQIFPNFLLNKMLMKASACQIAKGASPVEQVRLAFQQGCDVSVKELDSLLNLLKDKKKKMEQEEAESNLQIMHEFLHCLRRQKLEELNEIQNDLQYIKEDINAVERHRIELHRARERCSVKLRMIGDDYNVKTSLMDKRGMLNIPEVHERKDACSGSDSQVGISVVRKRRVHSQFNDLQECYLQKRRHWAKQVQKQEERDGSALKREGYHAGLKDFQSLLSSFTRYSRLRAIAGLRNGDIFHSADIISSIEFDRDDELFATAGVSRRIKVFEFASVVNEQADVQCPVVEMSTRSKLSCLSWNKYTKSHIASSDYEGIVTVWDVTTRQSVMEYEEHEKRAWSLDFSRTDPTMLVSGSDDCKVKIWCTRQEASVLNIDMKANICSVKYNPGSSFHVAVGSADHHIHYYDLRNISQPLHIFSGHRKAVSYVKFLSNHELASASTDSTLRLWDVKQNIPLRTFRGHVNEKNFVGLTVNSEYIACGSETNEVFVYHKAISRPAAWHGFNSDANEGEEPGSYFTSAVCWKNDSPTMITANSRGTIKVLVLAE; from the exons ATGTCTATGGGAGGGGGTTTAGTAGGCGGAGTAATTGTCCCCTCTGTCAAGACCGAGCCGCCCGAACAGTCAACCGAGCGGCTCGGATCTTCCCCTCCACCACCGCCGGAGCCTCAGCTCCCGGATTCCGGTACCACGGTGGCGGAGGTGGAGAAAAAAGGGAATGAATTGGATGATACAGGTGTGGTGTCACTTGATAAAGATGTCTTGTGTCCGATTTGCATGCAGATCATTAAGGATGCGTTTCTAACATCCTGTGGTCATAATTTTTGTTATATGTGCATTGCTACACATCTTCAGAATAAGAATGATTGTCCCTGTTGTGCTCAGTATCTTACTACCAGTCAGATTTTTCCTAATTTCTTGCTTAATAAG ATGTTAATGAAGGCTTCGGCTTGTCAAATAGCGAAAGGCGCTTCTCCTGTTGAGCAGGTTCGGCTAGCATTTCAGCAG GGATGCGATGTGTCGGTAAAGGAACTCGATAGCTTGTTAAATCTTCTTAAAGACAAGAAAAAAAAGATGGAGCAAGAAGAAGCCGAGTCGAATCTTCAGATCATGCACGAGTTTTTGCATTGCTTAAGAAGGCAAAAGCTTGAAGAACTAAATGAG ATACAAAACGATCTGCAGTACATTAAGGAAGATATAAACGCAGTAGAACGACACAGAATAGAATTGCATAGAGCTAGGGAAAGATGTTCCGTAAAACTACGGATGATCGGTGATGATTATAATGTAAAAACATCATTAATGGATAAACGCGGTATGCTAAACATTCCCGAAGTACATGAAAGAAAAGATGCATGCAGCGGGTCTGATTCGCAAGTAGGGATCTCTGTAGTGAGAAAAAGGCGGGTCCACTCACAG TTCAACGACTTGCAAGAATGTTACCTGCAAAAGAGGAGACATTGGGCAAAACAAGTACAAAAACAGGAAGAAAGAGACGGTAGTGCGCTAAAACGAGAAGGTTATCATGCAGGACTAAAGGATTTTCAGTCTCTACTTTCTTCATTTACGCGATACAG TCGATTGCGAGCAATTGCTGGACTTagaaatggggatatttttcacTCGGCTGATATTATCTCAAG CATAGAGTTTGATAGAGATGATGAGCTTTTTGCTACTGCTGGAGTTTCGAGGCGCATTAAAGTTTTTGAATTTGCCTCT GTGGTGAATGAACAAGCAGATGTTCAGTGTCCTGTGGTCGAAATGTCAACACGGTCAAAACTTAGTTGTTTGAGCTGGAACAAATACACGAAAAGTCATATTGCCAGTAGTGATTACGAGGGTATTGTCACTGTTTGGGATGTAACCACTCGCCAG AGCGTAATGGAGTATGAGGAGCACGAGAAACGAGCATGGAGTCTTGATTTTTCTCGTACTGATCCTACAATGTTGGTTTCTGGAAGTGACGACTGCAAG GTGAAAATATGGTGTACAAGACAAGAGGCAAGTGTCCTTAACATTGACATGAAAGCAAATATTTGCTCAGTGAAATATAATCCCGGATCTAGCTTTCATGTGGCG GTCGGTTCTGCAGATCATCACATTCATTATTATGATTTAAGAAATATAAGCCAACCGTTACATATTTTCAGTGGGCATCGAAAAGCTGTTTCCTATGTAAAATTCTTGTCCAATCATGAGCTTGCTTCTGCATCTACTGATAGCACTTTGCGCTTGTGGGATGTTAAGCAAAATATCCCG CTGCGTACTTTTAGAGGACATGTGAACGAGAAGAACTTCGTGGGTCTAACTGTAAATAGCGAATACATCGCGTGTGGCAGCGAGACTAATGAAGTCTTCGTGTACCATAAG GCTATTTCAAGGCCTGCAGCATGGCATGGATTTAACTCCGATGCAAATGAAGGTGAGGAGCCGGGGTCATATTTCACGAGCGCTGTTT